The Cryptococcus depauperatus CBS 7841 chromosome 3, complete sequence nucleotide sequence AAAAGCAGGAACCAACGAATAACAATCAAGCAAACACTCAATCCAATAAGAAAGATGATAAGCCCAAGGGAAGCTTTTGGAGCAGATGTAAAGACAAATGGGCATTTGtgatctttctcctcttcttcgccatctATACCGGTCTGAGTTCCTGGTGTATACCCTATATGGTGATCAACTACGAGGACGTTACCAACATTGATGCTCCTGGTAATTGGGACGTGAGCGTTAGCAAGGGGAATGGGAACAACGTTCAGTTCAAACAAGCGTTTGATAAGTAAGTTCTAGTCGGACTTGAGCACCTGAAGCCAGCATTAATCTCAAACATAGAGAAACAGGAGTTGAGCTTGCTGGCGGGACTTTGATTGCCATAGGCATGAGTTTTGGTCTTCTTTTCGTGAATATATATTCCAATACTGGAACGACATCTGCTTACCTGTCCACTGCCAAAAACTAGTTTGTCCGTCAATGGCCAAATGTTGTCATTCGCATGGGACCTATTTTTGCAATTGTTTTTCTGGCTGCCGGTTCTGCAGGATGTTTTTATCTCGGTAGTACGTGTTTCAACTCTTCCCATAGGAAAGAAAACTGAATCGCTTCTTTTCCAGGTGTGATACAGGGCGCAGCATATGCAGTCGTGGCCGTTATTGTTATATTGTCGCTCTTTCTCATGAGGAGTAGATATGAATTGGCCCGCGTTTTGCTTGTGACTGTAAACAATGCCGCAAAGGAACACTGGTCAGTGTTTTGGACCGTTCTGTTGGGTGAGTAGAGtgactttttcaaagatgCTGTTGTGTCGGTCACTAAGGCGTTGCTATAGGTCTTTTGGTGCAAGGGACTTTTGCCATTTGGAACATCTTCACCTTCGTTGCAGTATTTCTGAGGTTTGAGCCCTGGCATAAAAAATGCAAAGAAGGAGACTACTGCTCGGCAACTTTGACTTGGattcttcttgcctttgtcaTTGTTGAATATTTGTGGATATCAGGTGTAAGCTCGTTATTCTCTGTTGCCGTAACATCCTGACTCGGAACCAAGCTTATCAGCAGCGTCGTCCTTGCAGTAATGGCAGGCGGTCCATACGCGTGTACGTTCTGAACTTATCTTTATGGCTGTCTAGACACTCTGATTGAACATATCTCAGTTTGGTGGCGTGTACATGACACGAAGGCACGAAGTGAAAGCATTTGGGCTCTCAGACGTGCCGCCGGTACCTCATTGGGATCGTTTGCCTTTGGAAGTTTATTTGTCACCATTGTGGAGGTAATCGCCTTCCTTATCAAGCTTTGTGTTAAAGTGATTTGTTGTGGTGAGTGTGTCTACTACTAGGTTTCAAGAATACTAATGTATTCCATTAGACGGCCCCTTAGCCTGCCTAGTAAGTTTACAACACTAACCATAGCATTCAACGTGTATTCATGTCTCAACAGTGTAATTGTTGCGTAAATGTCTTGCAATCATGGATTGACACGTTTAATAAATATGTTTAGTATGTGATCTTTAACAATACCTTTTTGATAGTGCTTATATAAAAGTTCACAGTATCAGGATTGGTGGGTCAATTGAGAGAACCTATATTGCCGAGACACTGACTCTTCAAAGGTGTCAGCGGGTTTAAAGTCTCATACGTAAGTATAGTGGTGGTAACCAAAAGTCTCGGGTCtgatcatctttttttttagCTAGGAGCCGCTAGAGATATTAAGGAACTGGTCCAGAAAGATAGCGACTATGGTATATGACCTTGTCAGTCGCTGCCATAGCCAATAGAACTGATCAGGCTGTGTCTAGCTGTTGCGGCTTTGCTTAATGATTGTGTGGTTACCCTTGCTTTGACTGTCACGTGTATCGGTAACGCAGTACTGGTTGCTGGCGTGACCTATGTTTACATCTCAGGTGAGCTCTTGAATGCTGTAACTATTTAATTTACTCAGTCTCAACTGACAGTCATCAACACATCGCTCAAAATTGACGAGTGGTGGGATTGGTAAgtctttttccaaatcGACGTAGCGCCATCTTGTCTCACTGCAATATCCGTAGGCTTATTAttctttattctttcatTCTTGCCCTCACAGTGGGCCTGGTTCTAGTCTCTGCTCTTGTGAGTGATCATCTTCTGACCAATGCCGAAACAGACGACTGACCTGTGATGCTAGGAAGCTGGTGTTTCAACGATCTTTGTCTGCCTTTACGAGGATCCCAATTGTTTGGAAAACGAACGCCATGAAGCATTGCGCACAGTGAGTTCAGAATGATATCTACATGACTGTAAAGTAACTTTTATCTTTCGCAAGTATCTAGTGGAGAAAGGCATACATAAAAAAATTATGAGCGAAGCGGCTGTAAATGGCGGCAGGCAAGGTGTATAGATTTTTGTTATTTCAATTGTATTGCAGAAAGATACAATAGAAGAAAATCATGTATTCAATGTAGATGATCAAAATAGCTTTCGATAAATATTGaagataaaaataaaaataaaaaattGCCACATTCGGGATTGTCCGACTATAAAATGGAAAACCTTTAAACTCAAACATTTCCTTCTCTGTTCGttctttacttttcttttattaTAGTCTTTTGGAAACATCCGCTTATTTGGCACTGATAAGAGCAGCAAGGCCAGATAGCATCGAAAATATACTATTAGTAGCAGATTTCAGCGTCGGGAGTTCAAACCGACCTGCAAAAGCAAGCAATATCTCCTTTGATTTTCGCCACTAATCAGTTACAATCATTGCAAATGTCTGGTCTTGCGCTCCCAAAAGCTCCAAAAGGCGGGCCATCTACTCCAAGCAACATGGCAGATGAGCGCTTGACTCTTGAAGGGGAAGGTGAAATGACTACTCGTGCTCCTCAAAAGGTGGTGGCCAGTGTCCCAGAGATCACAGCGGTGGATGGATTAGTGCCGACTTTACAGTGGGTATAGCTCTTGTGGGAATTGGCTGGTGATGCGGCGTGTCCAAGTGTTGAATCAAGGTTGAGGTGGGAGCGtggatgttttgagatttgCGGGATCGTTTGGGGGAAATACTGGAAGAGTTATCTGGTTTTGCGATTCAAGTCGAGGTTTATCCATTCCGCAACATTATCGGAGGCTGCGTTCGCTGTTGTCCTTGTGGTAAAGAGAATTGGTCTGGTACTgatttttgatttcttaCAGAAATATTGTTGCCACTGTCAATCTGGACTGTCGTCTGGACCTTAAAACTATCGCGCTTCATGCTCGAAATGCAGAGTACAATCCAAGAGTGTGTTTTCTCTCGCTATAGTGTATGGCAATGGAGAAAGCTTACATCACGTTTTAGCGTTTCGCCGCCGTCGTGATGCGAATTCGAGACCCTCGAACAACAGCCCTCATATTTGCTTCTGGAAAGATGGTCGTGACCGGTGCCAAATCAGAGGACGATTCTCGATTAGCATCTCGTAAATACGCTCGTATTATTCAAAAGCTTGGTTTTGAAGCCAAATTTGCGGAGTTTAAAATTCAGAATATGGTGGGCAGTTGTGATGTCAAATTCCCTATCAGATTGGAGGGCCTGGCATTTAGCCATGGTGCTTTCAGTAGTTATGAACCAGAGGTCAGTCAGCGTCCCATGAGAGTTGTATTGCCAGCTCATATTTTGAATTAGCTATTCCCTGGATTGATATATCGTATGCTGAAACCCAAGGTCGTTATCCTGATATTCGTTTCTGGAAAAATTGTCCTCACGGGTGCCAAAGTTAGAGAGGAAATCTATATGGCTTTTAACCAAATTTATTCTGTGCTTCTAGGTGTGTATTGATTCGTCTTGGTTAGCTTGTCCGCTAATCCCACTGTAGAATTCCGCAAGACAACATAAGGTGTTATTTTCACAACATCTCCTTACTCTCTTTTGAGCAACTTGTTCTCTCTATTCGTTTGAGTTCTTCGCCTAGCCTTTCGAACCAACCATATCTACTTCGGCTTACAGGCCGTAAAACCTCGTCATATAGACTGCACACTACCTATTTTATGATTACAAAGCAGAGCGCTCTTTCGGCTATATCGGGATGGCTCTGGCAACATGGTCATGGCCTTGCGTATACCCCATTACTGACATTGAAAGATATGTCATACTGTTAAAACGGTACAAACtctttgttgagaaagttgaaaacGGAAACCCATTAAATGTGTATAGTAGATAATGGTACTGTATGCCAAACTAAAAGCTATTTTGCCAGCCTACAGTGCAAAAGACTCCCAAGGATAAAGACCTTTAtagcttttgctttcagTTGTACTGCTCAATCTGTACTTGTGGGCGCATGTCTAATTGACCATGGTATATATTCATGATTTATGTTTATGTCGGATATTTAATTCCAACTAATGTGACCGTCGGTCTCGGTCATTTTCGAGTTTGACAATTATCCTTTCATTCATTCAAAGTATCTATTTTTTTACACTTTCTTCATATTTGTGGATATGATATACGTCCACAATGCAAGCAGCTCATCTTATTGTCCTTATTCATGGCCTGTACGGAGACCTACACAACCTTCACGAAGTGAAGTCGGAATTACTAGCGCAAGCGCAGGATCCAAAAAGAATATCTCCTTCTGCCGGCCTGGATACATCTGTCCCAAGTAGGCCACAGAATGGGAGTGATGGGAAAGAGCTTTTAACTGTGGTATACTTACCAAAAAACATAAGCGGAGCGCGGACGTGGGATGGCATTGATGTTTGCGCTCAAAGGGTCGCTGAGGAGGTGAGTACAAGGCAGAGATTACTGTAAAGATAGCAACGTATAATGACAACAGCGTAGGTAGAAGGAGAGATTGACAGACTGTTTGACGAAGGCACAGATGTCGTTGGGTTCAGTGTGGTAGGTGTCTTTATATCCATCCCATTGGCATGTTGTCTGATTTTGATGCAGATGGGCTATTCATTAGGAGGGCGTATGTATGGTCGCTAAAAACTGACATGAAGCTTACTCAGACATGGCAAGTGATTGCAAGATATATTATAGGCCTTCTAAACGCCCGTCAGCCGTCATTCTTTGTCAGACA carries:
- a CDS encoding TATA-box-binding protein, translating into MSGLALPKAPKGGPSTPSNMADERLTLEGEGEMTTRAPQKVVASVPEITAVDGLVPTLQNIVATVNLDCRLDLKTIALHARNAEYNPRRFAAVVMRIRDPRTTALIFASGKMVVTGAKSEDDSRLASRKYARIIQKLGFEAKFAEFKIQNMVGSCDVKFPIRLEGLAFSHGAFSSYEPELFPGLIYRMLKPKVVILIFVSGKIVLTGAKVREEIYMAFNQIYSVLLEFRKTT